A window of Solanum stenotomum isolate F172 chromosome 9, ASM1918654v1, whole genome shotgun sequence genomic DNA:
cttcttcaaAGGAGAGTGAAAGTCACCTAGCCGgaactgatgagtccacaaattggactcatttagggctatattttaatagaatttgtgtcctcaaatgattattttatctcaatatctgatgaaaacccttaagttttaggtatttgaagatTGAAGGAGAGCATGGACAATACtttgcaaaaaggaatgaacaggctaaaaagaacgaagaaaaacaaggcctgaggatcgctgAGTACACTTTGCGAGTCACCGAAGGGTCTCACTTCGCCTTTTGTAATAGTGTGttaagccctgaaggaaaggatcaagttggCGGAAAAGGGAGCAGCAGACGCATCACCGAGAAGTTCCGTGAGGTAGTTCTATATCACCCAATGACCTAGAGCACAACGATGCCgaaggatggtgcaagacggcgatgaactataCCAAAAGGTGAATCATCGATGCTGATCGGCATTTCCTACTAATGTCGCTGAATGATCCGCCGCAGCACACATTTTTgaacactataaatactcgttgagagttatagagaaaaaaaaggattaGACAGTATCAAATtcttaatataattttagtacttttacttttgctctgagtttggagagggttttgacaacttgaagaagaagaggatttcatctccaaggatttgaaCTTGGGtatcttggattcttcattcttggcctgtaacaagacttaatttttcatacccatttgaatgcaagctcatttagttataaatttctatctcttgatgtgttgctaaaaacccccattctttgGGTGTGATTTAACAAATATGATTTGAGATTATTGTTGGGTTTTTCTTGGTGATAGGTTTGATGTATTTTAAtagtgatttcacctagtggttgtggtttgtCGGCATCTTTTCCTACCTCTAACTGTTCTCCTAACCGGGCAAGGTAATCGGCTAACCGGGAATTCATCTTCAGAGCTAAGTCCCAAGGAGGCAGGTTGGAATGTATGGGCGTAGGTTAGCGTCTCTTCCTACGAATGATAGCCTTTGAAGGCCACCCACGGGATTTAACAGGTTTGTAGTGGCAAATACAAAACAACCCATGTGCTTTccgcttgctcgagagagaggtcgtgaaaccaagaccgctagactgatggcctaaggagtggatcgacatgaggttcagcccgagagggtgagccctagtcccatatcgtAACACtaagcttgagagagtgagtagggtagcgtaggctggccttcatgcagCAAATGGTTATCCTAGAGGAACCtatttgaaacagggtaagttacctgagagggaacttatttccatctaaagcttagcctagtctattatcttgcaaatttcctatcaaaagcatgtacccaacgatttaaattaatataaattgcggtcacatcccaagaatcccctctcattcatagatttctctgttatttttactgttttagCTACACTCGTCACAAAACCCCCATTAAATATTTGATACTTTTGTGTCACCCtcccccctttaatttacaatgtttttagtcGTTAGTGTCTTTAGCTACCACTAGTTAGAactaatgttttttttctattaattctcgtaaccactcccttgggactcgaacCCAACCTTTGGTTGGGTTATTCTACTATTGCACGAtagtagacacttgcattggaagttgtgtcattgattacgcaaacatcaaaatggcgttGCTGcaggggagtggtgttatttgagaattcttagtCAAGCAGAATTTTCGTTCTTATTAGTGGTAGTCTACTTACctaattttcagttttgttttgaGTATTTGTGTGTTTCAACAGCCATATGAGTGTGAACATGAAAATAGCTACCAAGCAGGCAATCCAGCGGGTTATGCTTTACATCAAGACGATATTGATGGTGTTAATAGTGTATACAACCCCACCCAAGTCGATGAGATGGGTGCAATATGCATGCCACAAGTAGACGGAAGTGTAACCTTTGAAGTTACTAGAACAATGCTCCATCTCATACATTCAAGAGGTTTATATGGAGGGTGGGACCACGAAGATTCATATGAGCATATACGAAGTTTTGTAAAAGTGTGCACTCCTTTGTTATTCAAGAATCTATCACAAGAATGCATAAGGTTGCGCGTATTGGCATTATCATTAACCGAGGAAGCCACTAAGTGGTTGGTCGACCATTGAAAGAACTCCATCAAGTCATTGGAGAAGTTGgttacaacttttcatgaaagattCTTCCCTCCATCAAAGATGATGAAACTGAGAGACgacattcaaaattttaatcaaaagaAGAGCGAACCAATTCATGAATCATGGACATGATTTAAGAGATTTTTGCGAAGATGTCCAATGCATGGACTGCCGAGTGAGTTATTGATCCAATATTTTTACTGTAGTCTGGATTCGGTGAATAAAGGGATAGCTGATCAACTGGTGCAAGGAGGAATAATGATACAATCTTTTGAAGTAGCCTCATTCCGCCTAGATGGCATGACTAGAGTAAATCAAGCATGGTACACAAAGGATGACCATGTTTCCCTACTGTACTTCAGATTAACACAATAACAACTCGATAAAGAAAAGGAGAGGGatgaaaacatcaaaaaaatgttttctcaAACACGAGCACATGAATAAGATGTATGGAGTGTTTCGAGTTGAGGAGGATTCTCCTTCTGGTTACCTAAGATTGTGGGAGAATCAAGGGTGGAATTCCACAAGATATGAAgagggtttccacccacgcTATCAACAGCGGGGtgaaaatcaaggttggaaccaTTATAGGAGTGAAGAACCAATGGGATATTGCCTCGATTGGGCTGAGCAAGATGACCTTGAGGGAAACCGTACTCAATTAAGTGAAAGCCTGAAATCAAAAGGGAGTGCAGGTAGTCCTCGAGTAAATGATATGTTGTCACGCATACTTGATAAAGTTGAGCTCTCTGATGATTTGCTAAAAGGAATGAGAGATGACTTTTCATCACTAAACAGTAAAGTGAATTCTCATGATGATTCCATTAAAACACTAAAAGGTCAATTGAATCTATTATCAGCTCAATGGACGTCCAGGACACTGATGAAAGATAATGAAAGAGGCTGGTTGTGGTTACCCGTAGTGGAAAGATGGCGAAAGCGAATGTGATGGAGGATGAGGACCCTCGAATGCAGGATGGGGGCCAGGGTATAGAGAAATAAGAATTACCTAGTCCACAAAACCTTGATAAAGAACCACAAGAGGATGTAGAGCAACAAAGTCAAGTTCAAAAGGTCACGCAACCTTTGCCTAAAATACCTCCACCATTTCCTCCAcgtttgaaaaagaagaatgaagttgagaggttaaaaaaaaattgtcagtATTCAAGAACTTATCAATTAACCTTCCTCTGGTGGAAGCATTGTTAGAAATGCCGGGATAcgccaaattcatgaaagagctagttacaaagaaaaaaagctTGGAGTATGAAACAATCGAGCTACCCCATAGTTGCAGCGCAATTATAACAAATGAGTCAATCATTAAGAGAGAAGATCCTGGGGCATTCACAATCCCGTGCACAATTGACATGCTCCAATTCGCTAAAGCTTTGTGCGATTTAGGAGCAAGCATTAACTTGATGCCCTATGCAATATATAAGCAACTTGGTTTGGGTGAACCAAAGGCAACTACAATTAGACTCCTTATGGCTGATCGATTAATCAAACACCCCATAGGGATACTCTATGACATACTAGTAAAAGTAGATCGGTTCATCTTTCCAGCCAATCTTGTGATTTTGGATTGTGAGATCGATGCTGAAATccccattattttgggaaggccATTCTTAGCTACCGGGAGAGCT
This region includes:
- the LOC125877458 gene encoding uncharacterized protein LOC125877458 → MPGYAKFMKELVTKKKSLEYETIELPHSCSAIITNESIIKREDPGAFTIPCTIDMLQFAKALCDLGASINLMPYAIYKQLGLGEPKATTIRLLMADRLIKHPIGILYDILVKVDRFIFPANLVILDCEIDAEIPIILGRPFLATGRA